The nucleotide window TCAAGAGCTATCGGAAAACCCGTAGGTACAATATTACCCcgtgcttcttcttcttttgggtTTTACGGCAGTTGGTTTCCCCATGCCTCGTTATGGCTTAAACGTTTTGTATCTCGCCTTCTCGCCCGCATATGCTATTAGAGTCTCAAGTGTTACTCATTATCAGCGTATCACATAAATTGATCTAATGGCAGTATAGGACATTAAAGGGAAAGGAAAAGATGTCATATAATCAGTTAATAACAATAGTGATGAGTACGTTTTTGGTCATAtattaataaatcaaatgatCCGTTGCACCAATGTAACAGTTCGTTTTTTTTATAACCATTATGCTGCCACAACAACATAGTNNNNNNNNNNaaaaaaacaaacaaatctgagacaacaaacacaaatcagaGAGCACATGAAGGGGTCTTTCTGACTGCAGCTCTGCTATTGGTCGGAGCGTTCACACGTAGGCAGTAGGCACGCTTGGTTTTTTGCATCGGGTAGCCTGGGCAAACCAAACGTTTGTGTAgccattattttttgtttgtgttttacaaaaataataggCATTCGTTGTTTGTTTTAAACCTGTATCTGATTTCTAATATAACATTGTTTAGGGCATTACGTTAAACAttaatttactttatttgtgGGCTTGTGTGTTTTACGACTTCGACTGTTGGTGGTGGTAATGCACCAAAACGTCGACTAACAAATAtagaacagaagaagaaacacGGAACTGTCAAGCAGCACAATGTAAATGCATGCCTATAAAATTCATTCTGTTAGTGTCTGTTAAAGCAATGGCGTCTGACAGACAACAGTGTTCGTGTTGCTCCCATCCAGTCTCCTCTCCTAGTGTTTACCAGTCTCTGAGTGAAATGGATTTTGAACGAGGTTTGCATTCAGAGTTCAACCatggttctaatagttataatatGCTAAATAGACTTTATTAAATGGCTTTGATAACAGTTATTGTCATTCCCGGTTTGACTTAGCTGTCAATAAAGTACAGTGCTGTGTGTCATTTTTCTATTCAGGTATCTGGTCTGCTGCAATGGATGGGGACTTGGAGAGGGTCAGGTCCCTGGTCCAGAAGGGCACAGACCTTAACCTGAGAGACTCAGCTGGATACACAGCTCTGGTGAGTTGTCTGGGAAAATATTTGGCTGTATCGTCCACTGTTATCATGTGTCTAaacttttgtattatttttttgtctattttatatTAGCACTATGCAAGTCGCAGTGGTCATCACGCTGTGTGCAAGTTTCTTCTCGAGAATGGTGCTTGTGCATCTCCCCAGACACCAGGCGGTGCCACACCGCTCCATCGATCCGCATACTGCGGCCATCTGGAAGTGGTTAGACTCCTGCTGCACCACAGAGCAGATCCAATGCTCTTTGATGACGACGGTGCATCTCCTTTACATAAGGTACACAACTGCCAGCCATaacatattaaaaacatttccagAGAGACAGTCTGATGATCATTTAACCGGCATCTGTATGTGTCACCCTCTGCTTGAGCAggctgcagaacagggacacgGAGAGGTATGTCAGCTGCTTGTCGAGCACTGTGCAGCGCTCTGCAGCCAGTTGAACAAGAGGCTCCAGCTCCCCTTCCAGCTGGCACCGCAGGGAGACCTGCAGGAGCTCTTAAAACCATCTGATGACAGACACACTGCATCTGGGGCCTGCTGAGATCAGATAAATGACATAAGCTCAATACATACTGGGTGAGGTCCGCATATGTCAGAACACTAATCTTGACCGGGATTCACTATATTACATGTGGCTGCTTTTTTCCTCATTTGAACATCAGCAACAAGCCAAACTGGGTGGAAACAACAATATTTTTTCTAAGAAAAAAAGGATCCCAGGCACTCTTAATGTGAAAATTCTtataaaaagcctttatttagATGGAAATTTCATATCAAAATCTTACATTAAGGGTAGAGCTGAACAGCAACTCACGCGTATTGGCACAAAGCAGCCTTCTTTAGGATGTGCATTTTCTAGCTTCATACCATAAACAttatcctgtttttcttttttagtgtgCTGCTTGTGTAGTCTGTATCCACGGCGGTAGGGTATTGCTGCGGTCACCCCAGAAATTCTGCCAGTTGTCCCTCTTTTAGTCcagatgtccattaccttctgctttctttgtgttgtaattttaaactcctaTGGATTTCTGATGACTGTGGTTACctgctcttcagatctctgcagggtaaatcNNNNNNNNNNgctagactatctgttcaatctgagttttctgttgcacaactaaaacaaccttttaactacacatgttccaccaaaacaagttccttctagaggctattttgcagctgcaCCGGGGGCCGCCCATgaagattttgattggtttaaagaaatgccaataaaccagaNNNNNNNNNNatttttctcccatcctggaatgctgtgtggactaagcAGACCCTACTTCGCAGCACTGTggtggaaggtctggcaatgggaCGTTACTGCTTGTGTAGTAATTACACTTTCTTAGCTATAGCAAAGCCCATGCTACACCCGTCCACCACCAAGTGTCACGTAATTTGGGCCAGTCGTTTTTCCCGTAAGATAATAATTCTGTTTACACACATGAAGAGTAAGTTACATCTGAGGTATTTAGTGTTAGGTTTGAGTGATAAGGAAATAGACAAATGTGATTGATCAGTGGGCAAAATCAAGGGAATACAACCACCTCACAATCTGATGCAGAAAAATCTTTGATGTTAAAGGTGTGTAGGTGCAATAATCTTTAATATGAATTATTTCACTGTGGAATTAGCCTGACATACAGATTCCTTAATTCGATACAAGAACAGAGCAGGCGAACAAGTTACCTGACAGAGTGACAGGAACAACAGTCCAGTTGAAAAAGCACAAATTCTTGTTATGAGTGCTGAcgtttctctcttctcttttataTGAGTGCACTTAAACTCTCTATGTGTAAAACTTGAAATGAATTTGTGCAGCGTTTTCTCTCAATGCAGCATGaattggtattttttttaaacatgtgacATGTGACAACAGTTTGTATTAAAACTGGACGAGAGCATCTTCACCTGTGTTGGGTTATTTGTAAAAACTTTGTCTGGCAAATGTATGTAAAGTGGTTCTTGCTgggctttttaaatgtgtggcAGCAGGGGGAGCTATTGTCTTAAAAGATGCATGTGTTTTTTCACTACAGCATGTGAATTAGCTGGCAGCTCACACACTGTGACCTCATTCAATCCTCCCAGCATACTATTGAAAAACCAAACTGGAGGAGCTgttagaaagagagaaaagcatCCGTGTAACTGTTGTCAGCTGACACAGGGATTGACGCCACTGTTCTGAACACTGTAATAAGTtttcaatcaaacacaacatatctttttttatttaaactgctGATAATTCCAGATCATTTTGACACATTGGTATCATTAAAAATGAGTCATGACATGTTTTAAAATTTGATATGGTCTTTAGGAGCACTTATGCGCAGCCTACATATTTTGCTCATGACCTGTAGCTTGCAACATGACTCAGCTGCCTCGACTGTAAGTAACTTTTGTGTCTCTGAGTGGTTTAGCAAATATTTAGGACGTACTGCTTCTGGTGTAAATCATTCACATGTTACTACACAGAGCAGATGTAGATGGTTGTTAGTCTATATTTTTGGTAAAGCAATGACTTCAAACCACACAACCGTCCAACAACCTGGAACCTGCTAATTTGTTATTTATCAAATAACATGAATTGATACTTTATAAATCCCGCAAGGAAAATTCCAGTGTTTTCACTTTGTTGTTCgaatatacattacacacaggcctgaaacaaacatacatgctcagtacctatacatgcactaaatgagaaatgtcagagtgagggggctgcagcTGTCGATGGACAGGCATCCCGAGCAGTTGGGCGTCTTGCtcaggagcaccttggcagtgcccaggaggtgacctggcacctctccagcaacTTGTCCACTACCATATTGACAGCTCTTTGTGTGTCATGGTGATGTGTATTGGAAGATATATAACCATCATGCATTGTTTATAGgaatttggaaaaaagaaactgccatgctggattttttttacaaacttttcaacttttttttaaagtattattttaCCTTTTAGATTAGCAGTTATTagcttttgttttgtcactCTCAAGATAACTTGTCCTTTGTTTAGTTATCAAAGGCAGGACTCATTACAGTGGTTTTTGTTTTAACCAGTATTTATATGCAAAGGGAACAAAGGATGGAAGCCCGGGGCTGAATAAAGTATGTTGATATTTCCATATCTACTGAAACCGACTATTGTCTCATATACTTACTTATTCAAAGCATGTTCAATAagttacacatgcacacacacgagGCAGATACCTTTCCCCCTCCCTCAGCCCTCCACAGATGTGCACTGTTTGCACCGTGTCCTGCACTTCTTCTGCGCTCCTGCAGTCCGCACAAATACGACCCCCGCGACAGAAAGCCCCTTGCTGCAGTCTGACCAACTTTCATTGGGCCCGCTTGTGGGCGGTGTTTCCAAAGTATCTTTCAAACCACATCCAGTGCTGTGACTGGAGGGGTGCCAGGCCACATCTGGAGCTCATTGCAGCTGACGCCACACAGCACACGGAGACGGGGTGTTGGGGGTAGATGGGGGTATTTGAGCTCGCAGAACCAGGCCAAGAGAGCTGTTTACGCTCAGTGACAAGTTCCTCCTTCCACACAGCTGAGGAGCTGTAACGAAGAGCACCCATTTTGAGTGCCACACGTCAGTAATAGTAGGAGTTCGCTCACTGCTCACTGACGGAGAACGGTTCGAAGATATCCCGGTTTGTTTTCTCAGTGGCAGGAAGAACAAAGCACACTATGCTATTTGAATCAGACCAGTAATGTTGACTGGCACCCAGactatcacacacaccacagtgcCTTCTGATTGATCCCTTGCCAGGTTCTGTGTAACATAATCAAAGTTGATGTCTTAGATCTGCTAGCAGTGAGCGAGGTAATGAAAACCGCCTGTGTCACTCGGTAAAAGCGGAGGAATATTAAAGGGCCTCATTTTTTCTTGATAATTTTTCATGAGCTGGTTTGAATTTGCAGAGCTGCTTTTCCCCTTTATGTGGAAACAGTCAGAGGCTGGCCTGTGGTGGGTGACAATAAGCAGATTGGTCAgggaataaaaagacattttccatatatatatatatacatatatcaggaaaatgtatataaaaagtTTCTTTCA belongs to Etheostoma spectabile isolate EspeVRDwgs_2016 chromosome 5, UIUC_Espe_1.0, whole genome shotgun sequence and includes:
- the ankrd39 gene encoding ankyrin repeat domain-containing protein 39 isoform X2, which gives rise to MPIKFILLVSVKAMASDRQQCSCCSHPVSSPSVYQSLSEMDFERGIWSAAMDGDLERVRSLVQKGTDLNLRDSAGYTALTPGGATPLHRSAYCGHLEVVRLLLHHRADPMLFDDDGASPLHKAAEQGHGEVCQLLVEHCAALCSQLNKRLQLPFQLAPQGDLQELLKPSDDRHTASGAC
- the ankrd39 gene encoding ankyrin repeat domain-containing protein 39 isoform X1, which gives rise to MPIKFILLVSVKAMASDRQQCSCCSHPVSSPSVYQSLSEMDFERGIWSAAMDGDLERVRSLVQKGTDLNLRDSAGYTALHYASRSGHHAVCKFLLENGACASPQTPGGATPLHRSAYCGHLEVVRLLLHHRADPMLFDDDGASPLHKAAEQGHGEVCQLLVEHCAALCSQLNKRLQLPFQLAPQGDLQELLKPSDDRHTASGAC